One window of the Halobacillus litoralis genome contains the following:
- a CDS encoding serine hydrolase, translating into MTQRFKASMAITLALLLSLFAVSTNPGHTYASTVEVGAKSAILVDAETGKVIFEKEADLTLPPASMTKMMTEYLVMEAIEEGTISWETTTEIGPYAYEISANPEFSGVGLKMNKDYTVRELYEAMAINSDNATTITLTELIAGSESEFVKMMNEKAEEMGLPDYEFVNATGLNNSHLGDNYPEGTEPDATNMLSARSAALLAYHLINDYPEALEFSSQPTAEFDGQTITNWNWMIPGMPGSNLDQFSYEGIDGLKTGYTELAQNTFTGTAERDGQRFISVVMKSESRASRFQQTRKLLDYGFNQFEHKELYPAAQQLEDQSTLPVTKGKEDKISIETNEALSTLVKKAEEDQYEIDYSLSEEQLVAPVEKGQKVGTATLVYTGEESYGNILPNGKQSVDIVTTGAVEKSNWFMLMLGGIGEFFSDIFTGAVDMVKGWF; encoded by the coding sequence TTGACACAAAGATTTAAAGCATCAATGGCCATAACGCTGGCATTGCTCCTAAGTTTGTTTGCGGTATCCACGAATCCTGGACATACATATGCAAGCACGGTTGAAGTAGGAGCAAAATCAGCGATTCTCGTCGATGCTGAAACAGGAAAGGTTATATTTGAGAAAGAGGCAGATTTGACTCTACCTCCTGCAAGTATGACAAAGATGATGACAGAGTACTTAGTTATGGAAGCTATAGAAGAAGGGACGATCAGTTGGGAAACCACTACAGAAATCGGTCCTTATGCTTATGAAATATCTGCGAACCCTGAATTTTCGGGTGTCGGTTTAAAAATGAATAAAGATTATACCGTTCGTGAGCTTTATGAAGCGATGGCAATCAATTCAGATAACGCCACGACGATCACACTTACAGAGTTAATTGCCGGCTCTGAGAGTGAATTTGTAAAAATGATGAATGAAAAAGCAGAAGAAATGGGTTTGCCGGACTATGAATTTGTCAATGCTACCGGATTGAATAATTCGCACTTGGGAGATAACTACCCAGAAGGGACAGAGCCTGATGCTACGAACATGCTTTCAGCTCGGTCTGCAGCACTTCTTGCTTATCATCTGATTAATGACTATCCAGAAGCTTTAGAGTTTTCCAGTCAGCCTACTGCTGAATTTGATGGTCAAACTATAACAAACTGGAACTGGATGATTCCAGGCATGCCAGGAAGTAATCTTGATCAATTCTCTTATGAAGGGATTGATGGATTGAAAACAGGTTACACCGAACTTGCTCAAAATACGTTTACAGGAACAGCTGAACGTGACGGTCAACGTTTCATTTCCGTGGTGATGAAGTCTGAATCAAGGGCTTCACGTTTCCAGCAAACCAGGAAACTTTTGGATTATGGATTCAACCAGTTTGAACATAAGGAACTTTACCCTGCAGCGCAACAACTCGAAGATCAATCCACTCTCCCCGTCACTAAAGGAAAAGAAGACAAAATATCCATTGAGACAAATGAAGCATTAAGCACACTTGTGAAAAAAGCAGAAGAAGATCAATATGAAATCGACTATTCGCTATCCGAAGAACAATTAGTCGCACCAGTAGAAAAGGGGCAGAAAGTAGGAACAGCCACGCTTGTCTACACTGGTGAAGAGAGCTATGGAAATATTTTACCGAATGGGAAACAGTCGGTAGATATCGTAACTACAGGAGCTGTCGAAAAATCCAATTGGTTTATGCTGATGCTAGGTGGAATCGGTGAGTTCTTCAGTGATATATTCACTGGCGCAGTAGATATGGTTAAAGGCTGGTTCTAA
- a CDS encoding HD-GYP domain-containing protein, producing MRVSPAQLVPGCLVTKDVMGRTNRPIVPKNTTIQAIHIEVLKKFQIESVDVSNKQTDGTAFNPMERMESQETTASTETHIQEPSPSFHDQYLEAVQSYKKWFTDWSGGSPIDMNAVRKVMVPLLEKVIESERDVFTLHHYTSSDDYIYHHSVAIGLISGYLASKMGYNYGEWMQVGLAGVLCDSGMAKLDEKITWKEGALTEAEFEQVKNHPTYSYRNVEKVPTLSAQAKIAILQHHERLNGTGYPLGLGQSKIHDFSQIIAVSDMYHAMTSERLYRRKQSPYKVLEEILQEQFGRYDHKIIRVFVKEMTNYSTGTNIRLSDSRLAEIIFVESNHPTRPMIRLEEDGQILHLKEHLYLHIEEVYD from the coding sequence ATGAGAGTGAGCCCTGCTCAACTTGTGCCCGGGTGTTTAGTTACTAAAGATGTGATGGGACGCACCAACAGGCCGATCGTGCCAAAAAATACGACCATACAAGCAATACATATCGAAGTTTTGAAAAAGTTTCAAATTGAGTCTGTCGACGTTTCGAATAAACAAACAGATGGTACTGCTTTCAATCCAATGGAACGAATGGAAAGTCAGGAGACTACCGCTTCTACTGAAACACACATCCAAGAACCCTCTCCCTCTTTCCATGATCAATATTTAGAAGCTGTGCAATCTTATAAGAAGTGGTTCACCGATTGGAGTGGAGGTTCTCCTATAGATATGAATGCGGTCAGGAAAGTAATGGTCCCTCTATTAGAGAAAGTGATTGAATCCGAACGGGATGTTTTTACGCTTCATCATTACACTTCTAGTGATGATTATATTTACCACCATAGTGTGGCGATAGGCTTGATATCAGGATATTTGGCTTCTAAGATGGGCTACAATTATGGCGAGTGGATGCAGGTCGGATTAGCAGGAGTCTTATGTGATAGCGGAATGGCGAAATTAGATGAGAAGATCACCTGGAAAGAAGGCGCACTGACAGAGGCAGAGTTTGAACAGGTGAAAAACCATCCGACATATTCCTATCGTAATGTTGAGAAAGTTCCTACCTTGAGCGCGCAAGCCAAAATAGCCATCCTTCAACACCATGAACGGTTGAATGGCACAGGCTATCCATTAGGGTTAGGACAATCAAAAATTCATGATTTCAGTCAAATCATCGCCGTCAGTGATATGTACCATGCCATGACATCAGAGCGTTTGTACCGCCGAAAACAGTCCCCTTATAAAGTATTAGAAGAAATCCTCCAGGAACAGTTCGGGCGTTATGATCATAAAATCATCCGTGTTTTCGTCAAAGAAATGACCAATTACTCGACAGGGACAAACATCCGCTTATCAGACAGCCGTCTTGCGGAAATTATTTTTGTGGAAAGCAACCATCCGACCCGGCCAATGATCCGCCTAGAGGAAGATGGTCAAATCCTTCATTTGAAAGAGCATCTGTATTTACACATAGAAGAAGTGTACGACTGA
- the guaB gene encoding IMP dehydrogenase yields the protein MREDKFTKEGLTFDDVLLLPAKSDVLPRDVSLATELSPTLRLNMPILSAGMDTVTEAAMAIGMARQGGLGVIHKNMSIEEQAEHVDRVKRSESGVITNPFFLTPEHQVFDAEHLMGKFRISGVPIVNNVDDQKLVGIITNRDLRFIEDYSMAISDVMTSEDLVTAPVGTTLDEAEKILQKYKIEKLPMVDNQGILKGLITIKDIEKVIEFPYSAKDEQGRLLCGAAVGVTADAMTRIDKLVDAGVDALVVDTAHGHSQGVIDQVKRIKDRHPGVNIIAGNVATPEATRELIEAGADVVKVGIGPGSICTTRVVAGVGVPQITAVNDCAREAEKHNKSIIADGGIKFSGDIVKALAAGGHAVMLGSLLAGVSESPGETEIFQGRRFKVYRGMGSVGAMESGSKDRYFQSEQEAKKLVPEGIEGRMPYKGPLSDSIHQLLGGLRSGMGYCGTATIDALRTDAQFTRITGAGLRESHPHDVQITKEAPNYSV from the coding sequence ATGCGTGAAGACAAGTTTACTAAAGAAGGTTTGACGTTTGACGATGTGTTGCTTTTGCCTGCGAAATCAGATGTTCTCCCTCGTGATGTGTCTTTGGCTACAGAGTTGTCACCGACATTACGTTTGAACATGCCGATTTTGAGCGCCGGTATGGACACTGTTACGGAAGCAGCTATGGCTATCGGGATGGCTCGTCAAGGTGGTCTTGGTGTCATCCACAAAAATATGTCGATTGAGGAACAAGCGGAACATGTCGATCGGGTGAAACGTTCTGAAAGTGGTGTCATCACCAACCCATTCTTTCTGACACCCGAGCATCAAGTCTTCGACGCAGAGCATTTGATGGGGAAATTCCGGATTTCAGGTGTTCCTATTGTAAATAATGTAGATGATCAGAAGCTCGTCGGCATTATTACAAACCGCGATCTTCGTTTCATCGAAGATTATTCAATGGCTATCAGTGATGTAATGACAAGTGAAGATCTTGTAACGGCTCCTGTTGGCACAACACTTGATGAAGCAGAAAAAATACTTCAAAAATATAAAATCGAAAAATTGCCGATGGTGGACAATCAAGGAATCCTTAAAGGATTGATCACCATTAAAGATATTGAAAAAGTCATCGAATTTCCATATTCAGCAAAGGACGAGCAAGGCCGCTTATTGTGCGGAGCTGCTGTAGGTGTGACAGCTGATGCGATGACAAGGATAGATAAATTGGTAGATGCAGGGGTGGATGCACTCGTCGTCGATACCGCTCATGGACATTCCCAAGGAGTGATAGACCAGGTGAAACGCATTAAAGACCGCCACCCTGGTGTAAATATCATTGCGGGAAATGTGGCTACACCAGAAGCGACACGTGAGTTGATCGAAGCAGGAGCGGATGTTGTCAAAGTCGGCATCGGTCCTGGATCGATTTGTACCACTCGAGTTGTTGCAGGCGTCGGGGTGCCGCAAATTACTGCTGTTAATGATTGTGCAAGAGAAGCAGAAAAACACAACAAATCGATCATAGCGGATGGCGGGATCAAATTTTCTGGAGATATCGTCAAAGCCCTGGCAGCAGGCGGGCATGCAGTCATGCTCGGCAGTCTTCTGGCAGGAGTATCAGAAAGCCCTGGAGAAACAGAGATATTCCAAGGACGCCGTTTCAAGGTGTATCGCGGTATGGGCTCTGTAGGAGCAATGGAATCAGGCTCCAAAGACCGTTACTTCCAAAGCGAACAAGAGGCGAAAAAGCTGGTTCCAGAAGGAATTGAAGGTCGCATGCCATACAAAGGACCACTTTCCGATTCGATCCACCAGCTACTCGGTGGCCTTCGTTCAGGAATGGGGTATTGTGGAACAGCGACCATCGATGCCTTAAGAACGGATGCCCAGTTCACCAGAATTACCGGTGCTGGTTTACGCGAAAGTCATCCCCATGACGTCCAGATCACAAAAGAAGCACCAAACTACTCCGTTTGA
- a CDS encoding YaaC family protein produces the protein MASDDTILTYLQVTAHTRPFLSACYDKIKHSKAEHHAYNNAERFVYGLTLGHDYWSTALHTPLSVKPLLFYYGLNHYLKSCLLTVDPGYPATAKVLAHGLSTRKRKKQHYRFLEDDIRIQPHGLFPHAAHHLFQFTSTKDKISMDELLRPLASMDNIYQLKKSPPLEIEEDWPELLSYFAVLYNLSMLVRYEGEWWGEMEQMKDREDYVFIVHFLNSAAGQIPSMVSAWLTDQFSSTH, from the coding sequence TTGGCAAGTGATGATACTATATTGACTTATCTTCAAGTTACCGCACACACACGGCCGTTTTTATCCGCTTGTTATGACAAAATCAAGCATTCAAAAGCAGAACATCATGCTTATAACAATGCAGAGCGTTTCGTTTATGGTCTTACCCTGGGTCATGATTACTGGTCCACGGCCCTGCATACACCATTAAGCGTCAAGCCTCTCCTTTTCTACTACGGGCTGAACCACTATTTAAAAAGCTGCCTGCTTACAGTTGATCCCGGGTATCCGGCTACAGCAAAAGTATTGGCTCACGGGTTATCGACGAGGAAAAGAAAAAAGCAGCACTATCGATTTTTAGAAGACGATATCCGCATTCAACCACATGGACTCTTCCCCCATGCGGCTCACCACCTTTTCCAGTTCACATCCACAAAAGATAAAATCTCCATGGATGAGCTGTTACGTCCGTTGGCATCCATGGATAATATCTATCAATTGAAAAAATCCCCCCCTTTGGAAATAGAGGAGGATTGGCCTGAGTTATTGAGTTATTTTGCTGTTTTATACAACTTGAGCATGCTCGTCCGTTATGAAGGAGAGTGGTGGGGCGAGATGGAGCAGATGAAAGACCGTGAAGATTATGTATTCATCGTCCATTTCCTTAATTCTGCTGCTGGACAAATCCCATCTATGGTTTCTGCATGGCTCACTGATCAGTTCTCATCCACCCATTGA